The Gallus gallus isolate bGalGal1 chromosome 3, bGalGal1.mat.broiler.GRCg7b, whole genome shotgun sequence genome window below encodes:
- the LOC121110332 gene encoding uncharacterized protein LOC121110332 isoform X1: protein MVVDSILLIPSLLLLVAGVSLLTTAWRRQGSDRRRQWWRWWQQAVALKSGAERQAGRRRSPLCRPCCSQQQASPWQGSCILPHLNQPGKTQPLLQRSLCPSLHFHSATGTTSSAGKPSRLPRQDQCPQVLVACGTSRTLIQCSRLGNGVQDLPPEILKCTKPPVKGMVFQEGLVQTEERKRWWEYKTKKPIWPMRPPALPRGHKKAGAAARPSCGPALSLEKKADCKTETCQPFASGVSDKRSTGKLDALTMDRLYQQLLVSFKQPKTKN, encoded by the exons ATGGTTGTCGACAGCATTCTCCTTatccccagcctcctgctcctggtGGCTGGGGTGTCTCTGCTCACCACTGCCTGGCGCCGACAG GGTTCTGACCGGCGCCGGCAATGGTGGAGATGGTGGCAACAAGCGGTAGCACTGAAGTCAG GTGCtgagaggcaggcaggcaggcgcAGGAGTCCCCTGTGCAGGCCATgttgctcccagcagcaagcatcaCCATGGCAGGGCAGTTGCATCCTACCCCATCTCAACCAGCCAGGAAAGACCCAGCCTTTGTTGCAGCGCAGTCTATGCCCTTCTCTTCACTTCCACTCTGCCACTGGTACCACAAGCTCTGCAGGGAAACCCAGCAGGCTTCCCAGACAGGACCAGTGCCCGCAGGTTCTGGTGGCATGTGGGACCTCCAGGACGCTCATTCAGTGTTCAAGGCTAGGCAATGGAGTTCAAGACCTGCCACCTGAGATCCTCAAGTGCACAAAGCCACCGGTGAAAGGGATGGTCTTTCAGGAGGGCCTCGTTcaaacagaggagagaaaacGCTGGTGGGAATACAAGACCAAGAAGCCTATTTGGCCTATGCGCCCCCCAGCACTTCCCAGAGGGCACAagaaagcaggagctgcagcaaggCCATCATGTGGACCAGCTTTGAGCCTGGAGAAAAAGGCAGACTGCAAAACTGAAACCTGCCAGCCCTTCGCCTCTGGCGTCAGTGACAAGAGAAGCACAGGGAAATTGGACGCGCTCACTATGGATAGGCTGTatcagcagctcctggtgtcCTTCAAACAGCCCAAGACTAAGAACTGA